The genomic region GTGGCTGTGTGTGTCCacacaactttatttacaaaagcagctGGGCTGTGTGTGCACAATGGGCGTGGGCGTGGCTGTGTCCacacaactttatttacaaaagcagctgggctgtgtgtgcacaaatgggcgtggctgtgtccacacaactttatttacaaagcagctgggctgtgtgtgcacaaatgggcgtggctgtgtccacacaactttatttacaaaatcagctgggctgtGTGTGCACAAATGAGCGTGGCTGTGTCCacacaactttatttacaaagcagCTGGGCTGTGTGTGCACAAACGGGCGTGGCTGTGTCCacacaactttatttacaaaagcagctGGGCTGTGTGTGCACAAACGGGCGTGGCTGTGTCCacacaactttatttacaaaagcagctGGGCTGTGTGTGCACAAACGGGCGTGGCTGTGTCCacacaactttatttacaaagcagCTGGGCTGTGTGTGCACAAATGAGCGTGGCTGTGTCCacacaactttatttacaaagcagctgggctgtgtgtgcacaaatgggtgtggctgtgtccacacaactttatttacaaagcagctgggctgtgtgtgcacaaatgggcgtggctgtgtccacacaactttatttacaaaagcagctgggctgtgtgtgcacaaatgtgtgtggctgtgtccacacagctttatttacaaaatcagctgggctgtGTGTGCACAAATGAGCGTGGCTGTGTCTacacaactttatttacaaaagcagctGGGCTGTGTGTGCACAAATGAGCGTGGCTGTGTCCAcacagctttatttacaaaatcagctgggctgtGTGTGCACAAATGAGCGTGGCTGTGTCCacacaactttatttacaaagcagctgggctgtgtgtgcacaaatgggcgtggctgtgtccacacaactttatttacaaagcagctgggctgtgtgtgcacaaatgggtgtggctgtgtccacacagctttatttacaaaagcaactgggctgtgtgtgcacaaatgagtgtggctgtgtccacacagctttatttacaaaatcagctgggctgtGTGTGCACAAATGAGCGTGGCTGTGTCCacacaactttatttacaaagcagctgggctgtgtgtgcacaaatgggcgtggctgtgtccacacaactttatttacaaaagcagctGGGCTGTGTGTGCACAAATGAGCGTGGCTGTGTCCacacaactttatttacaaaagcagctgggctgtgtgtgcacaaatgagtgtggctgtgtccACACAGCTTTATTTACAAAGGCAGCTGGCAGCTCCTTGGGGCACTCTCTTGGGGGTGGCTTTCGGGGTGCTCTGCAGGGGAGGCCTGTGCTGTCCGTGTGCAACGTCTGCCCGGCGAGGTGAGGACAGGCCGTGGCAGCTCAGCTGGAGATGCTCTGTCCGTACGCCGACCTGCGCCGGGGCTCCCTCGAGCTGACTGTCCCACCGCCTCATTCCTGGAGCGCCCACGTGGGAAAGCTCTGAGACCTGTCGCAGGGTGGGCACGGGGGACCCCTTTCTCCACGCTGTGCATCCAGGGACCACCAGACTCGGGAGCAGAGGCCGCCCCTCCTGTGCGATCATGGACCTTCCCCCGGGGGCTAGGTGCGAGCAGGTGTGCCCGGGAGCTGCGTTCAGCTGCCGCCCTGTCCTCCCCTCTCCCTAGTACACGGTGTGGACAGCCATCTGGGTCACCTGGAACATCTTCATCATCTGCTTCTACCTGGAAGTTGGGGGCCTCTCACAGGTGAGTACAGACCAGAAGGCAGTGCGAGGTCCTTCCCCGGGGTCCTGGCCGGGCCCCGTGTAATACCccctctgttttctcttcatCCATCGTCTGAGGCAGGGGCTGTCTGTGCATGGCTCTGTCCCCAGCACCCGGAACAGCCCTGGTCTGTAGTTGGTGACTCAGTAAAGGTTTGGGGGGAGACCAGTGATTTGATTGGGGAATGAAAGGCGTCTGTGGGTGTTGGCAAGTGAGAGGGCTCCGGCTGGAGAAGAGGAGCCTCAGAGCAGGGCAAATCCTGGCAGAGATGTGCAGGTGAATGGACACCACCCTCCTGGGGCCACGTGGGGTCCTTTGTCCCAGCCCGACCAACCCTCCAGGCTGGTAAAGCCTCGTGCCTCCTGCAATGCAGGGAACCAGGGGAAACGAGGTGGAGGGTCATTGCTGAGCCGACCCTGACTGAGGCTGTTTCAGGCACTTTGCCTGCAGTTCAGAGGTTAGTTCTAAAGCCAGGGTGGGATGGAGTTTTGTCTCCCCCGGGGGCTCTCTGCTTTGGCCGGTGTGGCACAGGTGGGCACTAAGGCAGGTGCCCAGCCAGGCAGATGGGCCCCCGCTTCCCGGAGCCACACCTGGGGCTGCAGCCGGGGAGACTGTCCTGAGGCAGACACACGTCACATGGCAGCTTTGGCCAGAGACACAAGGAAGGGACCCAGTGCCCCTGAGAGCGAGTTCTGGGGTCTGGGCAGGGAGGCCTTCCTGGAGGAGAAGGTGTGTGGGTCGAGGGCAGGCATAGGAGCAGCTGGGAGGGCCTTGGTATTCCTTTCCCCACCACTGCTGGAGCCCTGGGGACAGGGTGCAGTGGGAGGACAGGGGAGGCGGGAGGAGAGGACCTCCCCTTGCCTCTCAGTGGTGGCATGCCCGCAGGCTGCAGTGGGTGAGGCCAGCCACCTCCTGGCGCTAACCAGCCCTGCTCCTGCTCCTCACCCCCAGGACAGCGAGCTACTGACTTTCAGCCTCTCCCAGCATCGCTCCTGGTGGCATGAGCACTGGCCGGGCTGTCTGCACGAGGAGGTGCCGGCAGCTGGCCTCGGGGCCCCCCATGGCCAGGCCCTGGTGTCAGGTGCCATCTGTGCCCTGGAGCCCAGCTCTGTGGAGGCCCTACACAGCGGCCTGCAGATCCTGATTGCGGTGAGCATGGGGTAagggggcctggggtggggatgggtTGATGAGGGAGGAGACACGGAGCTGGGGGCTCATCTCCCTGGGGCGGGGCCAGCTGACCAGGCCTCAGGCCTGTCTCTGCCTTCCTCATCCccacccttgctggagaggttaAGGTATCACGGGTGGGCTCCCATGTGGCTGgcacctctgcctcctctgcAAACCACCTCCCCCAGGTGGGGCCGACCCAGGCCCTTTCTCAAGTTGAGCGTGGTGTTTgctgtggggagtgggaaggaCTCGGATCAGGCCGAGACACCCCGCCTCTGGCTTTCACGGCCCCAAGGAGGAGCGGCAAGCATCTTCCTGACAAACCCATCCATGCGTGTCCAGCCTGTTCCCTCGGCTGCCCCAAGCCCATGCCAGTCATGGGAAGTGGACAGAGCCTGAGGCTGGGCCGGCAAGAAGCCCCTCAGCCTTGTCTGGAACTGGAGTATGCACTTGGCAAAGCTGGCGCCACGTGACCCAGGTCTGACCGGACAGGGATCCCGCGGCCTGGACAGGGACTCTGCGGCCCGGACAGGGATCCCGCCGCCTGGACAGGGATCCCACGGCCCCGGACACAGATTCTGCAGCCTGGACAGGGATTCTGTGCCCCGGGAGGGGCTGAGGAGCAGCTGTTGCTTGTGTGGGAACGGGACTCTGCTGTCCTCTCCGGCCCTGCTCGGTTTGGTGGAGAACAGGGGCTACAGTGCTGCTCCTGGTCTGGCCACGAGGCCCCCTCCCCACTGTACCACCTCCGTGAGCCTAgcaacctccctgtgcctcagctcCCACTTCTATAAAACGCAGATGGTGCCAGTGCCTTCCTCGAAGTGCTCAGAAGAAGGAGGCAAAAGCTGAGACGGGCGTGTGGAGGATGCTTGGTCAGCGTTTCACCTCAGGAGCTCCTGGGGCAGGGCCGATGTGACTGCAGCACGATTGGTGCCATCGCCGGAGGAACTTGTGACTGATCTCAAGGCTCCCTGACTTTCCCTGGTGCACACGCTGGCGTCAATGCAGCACACCAGGTGGACATGGGGCCTCTAGGAGCGAGGATCTGTGGCCAGCAGCTGGCGGTGGAAGCTGAATTCCAAATCGAAGGGGCCCATGGCCTGAGAACACGTGACAGTATGGGTGGCCTCGTGAGCTCCCTGGGCTCCTTCCTGGGCTCTGCTCTGGTCCTGCAGGAATTCAGGCCAGGGAGGTGCTGCCCCGTAGCAAGGGGCTACAGACACACCCTGCCAGTGCTAGTCAGGGCCTGTTTCTGCCACCACAGCCACTCAGCGAGGCACAGGGGGGCCCCAGTTGCCCCCAAAATGTGTGGAACCCAGGTGCATGCGACTGGAGGAGAAAGAGCCAATGTCCCAAGTGTGCACATCAAAGCTCCTGAGATTAGGCTTTGTGAGAAGGCAACAAAAGGAAGCTAGAGGGGAACAAATGAAGATTCTCTCGGACGGGGTGGCTATGGGAGCCGAGGCTGGAGGAGTGGGCGCTACACGTGGCTGGGGAGATGGGGCCTGCTGTTGGCTTTTATCCTGACTCCCAGGGATGGGAATTTCTTTAATAGGATGTGGATCTAAATTCCAGCCAGCTAGTCCTCACTAGGAGCACAGCCCCCCTGCTCTTTGCTTTGGAGGGTCTGGGAGAGGCTGGTGGCTTGGCTGACCCCTGCCCAGCTGTGCTGATGGTAGCAATAGAGAGTCGTCCGACAAGGCCAGGCTCTGGGGGTGAGGCGCAGGGCAGGGTCTGCAGATCCCAGGCCTCCATGCAGCAGGGAGAGTGGAGAGCTTTGGGGTGGACCTGGGGCTGGAGCCAGGAGGATGGGCAGGAGGCGGTGGTGTGAAGGGCGGGGAGCACGGGGGTGTGGGATAGAGGCGGCCTACAGGTCCCCGGGAGGGGGACACTGGCTGGAAGGGGCGTCTTCCAATGGCTCCCCAAGCTCGGCTGCCTGTTCAGCACCACGGCCAGCTCCGTGGTGGGGGCGTCTTGGGCTCCTTTGGAGTAGGGGGGGAAGAGCCATGGAGGTTGCCCACCCTcacccctgctcccaccctggcCATGGCATGGAACCAGAAATGGCCATTTGGGACAGCTTCTTGAGTTTGTCTCAATATCAAGGAGACAGGTCTGCCTGCCTCGTGGTAAGAGAGGTCTCCTGGCTCCTGACTGACCCCTAGAAAGGAGCTGGATTTCCAGGAAAGCAGCTACCAGCTCGCCTGTACCAGATGGGGTGGGGGTCGGGGGGACGGAACCCAAGCATGTCCAGCCCTGGGGCCTGACCTGCATGTCCTGTCTCCTCCCCTGGGACCGGGGCCTTCGCGGAGGGCTGTTGGGCCAGGTCTATGGAGGAAGAAACCAAGACCAGAAGGTGAAGTGAATTTTCGAGGTCACGCGGCTGCTCAGCGGTCGGCCTGAGGTGCAGCCAGGAAGGTGTCCTGCTTCGTTCCGGGGCACCTCCAGTCACAAACCCACTGTGGCCGGCTGCCCCCAACCCCTCCCTTGGTGTCTGTGGCCTGGAGTGACCCTGGCCGGGCCCTCTCGCTCATGCCGTTGGTGTTTCTGGCTGTGGCAACGCTGCCCCCCTTTGCCAGAGCCTTTTTTCCCTCAGTGGCCCTGGATGCAGGTGTCTGCGAGGTGTGTGGGGCTTTGCAGTGGCCTGTCCTCTGCCCTGGACTCCCAGTCCCTCTCCTCTCGCTGCTTGACCCCTGCCCCACAGGCAGCAGCCAGCCCCCAGCTCTGCCTGGAGTTGCCTGCTGGACCCCGAGGCCTCAGCCTGTCTCTCCTGCACTTTGCCGAGCTCAAAACCAGAATCCCAGACGGCTCGCTCCACAGAGGGGGAGGAACTCCTGGTGGCTGTtggctggggtgggctggggcCAAAGGCGAGGGGCCCGAGGGGACTCTGGGCTGGGACTGGGCTGGCCTGGGGTTCATCCAGCCTGGGCTTCTGCAGCCTCACCCCACTCCCTGTAGCCCCTCAGGCTGACCTGGTCATCTTCCCCACCCAATATCCATTATCCTCACCCACCTGCCCCCCACCCGGTTGAGTGGGGTGGAGCGGAAGGCAGGGGTGCGGCTGGAACTTGAGAGCTGAGGATGCCCACGGGTCAGCTCTCCCACTCATGTCACAGAGGAGGAACCTGAGGTCTAGGAGAGGCAGGGCCTTGGTGGTCAGGGGTGCTCGGGTGCCTCTGCCTGTATCGCCACGGTGACACCCCGCGGGCTCCCCTGGCCACACTCACCCTCCGCCTGTGGTGTCTTTCAGCTTctgggttttgtctgtggctgctACGTGGTCAGCGTGTTTACGGAGGAAGAGGACAGCTGTGAGTACGGGGCCTCTGCAGGCAGCGGGGTGGGAGACTGCTACAGAGGTGGCAACTCTTAGTCTGTCCTGTCTGGGCAAGGAGAGAGACCTCCCCTCTTGGGAGGGACCCCACGCCCAGCAGGGCCTTGCTCACGACTATAGGCCTGAGCAGAAGAGGACTCACTACACACAGGGAAGAGACGAGCAGAGGTCCTGGCCTGGGGGCCCCAGGGTTCAGCTGTCCCCCAGGTCCAAGGGCTCCTGTGCTTCAGGCTAGGCCTGTCCTCATGATCCCCGCAGTGGCCACAGGTAGAAGGTCTGAGCTCAGACCTGCCAAGTCCTGGGCCGCTGCAGCCTCCAGGCAGCTCAGAACCAGGCCCCGCTGGCCGGGACGCTCACATCTGGCCCTCGGTGGCAGCCTGGACCCATCTAGGCAGGGTTTTCATTTTCCCTCTGCTCGCCAGCCCCCATCAGCTTTCCTGTGATTTGCAACACGAGTGGTCCACACTCAGGTGCCCTCGCTGGGCCCCTCATCCTGATGTGGCCTCACAGGAAGACCCTGTGGAGAAGGATAGAGCCGGGTGGGGAAGGGCAGATGCCAAGCAGAGTCTGGGTGTGCCTGGGGGGCCCACGGTTCCTATGGACAGAACTATCCCTGGGGTCAGAATCCAGTTCAAAGCCATCTGTCTCCAGGACCCCAGGGGCCATGGGGTCAGCAGTCCACATGTCAAAGGGCACCCTGCCCTCAGACCAGGACTGATTCCAGAGGCAGGGGACGCCCTCAGAGCCTCCGTCCCCAGCATCCAGCATCCCTCAGCCACTGTGCCGCTGATCCTAAACCATCACTCAGGGCTCAGCCAGCTTCCTGGGAGGAGGTAAACAGCTTCCGCTCTCTGGTTCCATTCAAACATTTTAAGATGGGAACCCCATTTGAACCTGGAGTTCAGAATGCATCGACTTTGTCCAGCAAGCCCCTGTTGCCTGCTGGCTATGCAGACAGTGTCAAGGGAGCCACCGTGACTGAACATGACAGAGGGTGGTGGGAGAGGGCAGAACACAGTGCAGCCCCCGCACAGGCTGGAGGACCCAGGCTGTCCTACCTCTGCTGTCCCCCCAGGCTGTCCCCGCACAGGCCGGAGGACCCGGGCTGTCCTATGCCCCCCGTCCCCCGGCTGTGTCCCCTCTGCTGTCGTGTCAGGACTTGGGGCGTGTCTGTGGCCCAGGGACCCCTTGGGCTTCATTCTGTGATTGGGCCTGTTTTCCGCTCTGCCATCTTTTCCATTGTGTGGGTTTTATTTGGGTCTTGATTTCTTTCAGTTGATTTCATTGGTGGATTTGATCCATTTCCTCTCTACCATGTCAATGAAAAGCCATCCAGCCTCTTGTCCAAGCAGGCGTACTTGTAAGTATGGCCGGCAGAACCTGCTCtgcagccagcctggccaatctaGCGCTCACAGCAAGAGGCTGCCTTCCTTGGCCTGcctgtccgtccatccatccatccaccctcaCTTTTCTAACATCTGCTTCATGCCAGGCTCTGGGGTGGTACTGGGGCTGCAGAGACCTAGGACCCACTCCCAGCCCAGAAGCTCAGAGCCCAGCAGAGACTGCGCCTGTGGGAGGGGGTTGGGTCCAGGAGTCGGCTCTGAGTCAGGGGCCGCAAGGGTGTCCTGAAGAGCCACTTCCCAGCGGGCGGCATGGGGCTGCCGTAGGGGTCTCTCCGTGGCAGGCAGCTGGGGCCCTGGTTTCCTGTCTGGCAGAACCAGACTTGTTTCTTGAAAGGCAGTGTCCACAGTTCTGCAAACCCCAGACCCTGGGGTGGGGTGCCGGGGCTCCCAGCTGTCCTCCTCTGAAATAGCTTTTGCCACACAGCTTGCCCTGTACACAATCCTAGTTTGGGGCTCAGGATAGGTGGCTGCACTGCCCCTGGGCTGCCCAGGCCCCCAGAGACACCTGATGGCACGCCCC from Macaca thibetana thibetana isolate TM-01 chromosome 10, ASM2454274v1, whole genome shotgun sequence harbors:
- the NKAIN4 gene encoding sodium/potassium-transporting ATPase subunit beta-1-interacting protein 4 produces the protein MGSCSGRCALIVLCTFQLVTALERQVFDFLGYQWVPILANFAHIVVIILGLFGTIQYRPRYVVVYTVWTAIWVTWNIFIICFYLEVGGLSQDSELLTFSLSQHRSWWHEHWPGCLHEEVPAAGLGAPHGQALVSGAICALEPSSVEALHSGLQILIALLGFVCGCYVVSVFTEEEDSFDFIGGFDPFPLYHVNEKPSSLLSKQAYLPA